A portion of the Uloborus diversus isolate 005 unplaced genomic scaffold, Udiv.v.3.1 scaffold_14, whole genome shotgun sequence genome contains these proteins:
- the LOC129232935 gene encoding zinc finger protein 271-like translates to MTYLCEVCSQAFSEDSALKKHVITHTTKTPHSCAICSKAFRKASLLAEHRKIHSGKKPYSCEFCSKPFLHLSALKRHLRVHADKKPHPCEFCSRPFRDLSGLKRHLRVHSGEKPYSCELCSKTFSAASNLRSHLKVHSGERQHSCEFCSKAFLNASKLRRHLRVHSGEKPHSCKFCSKAFSDASDFMKHLRVHFGEKPYSCKLCSKPFSAASNLRRHLRVHTGEKPYSCEFCSKPFLHHSALKRHLSIHADEKPHSCEFCSKSFLDLSALRRHLIVHSGEKPYSCEFCSKAFSEAGALRKHLSVHTGEKPHSCEFCSKAFPNASNLRRHLRVHSGEKPHSCEFCSKAFSDASNLTKHLRVHTGEKPYSCEQCSKAFSDASALRRHCKVHADEKPYSC, encoded by the coding sequence ATGACGTATCTATGTGAAGTCTGTTCGCAGGCATTTTCCGAAGATTCAGCTTTAAAGAAACATGTGATAACCCATACCACAAAAACGCCACATTCTTGTGCAATCTGTTCAAAGGCATTTCGTAAAGCCTCACTTTTAGCGGAACACAGGAAAATTCACTCCGGcaaaaaaccatactcttgtgaatTCTGTTCAAAACCTTTTCTTCATCTTTCAGCTTTAAAGAGACATTTGAGAGTCCATGCTGATAAAAAACCACATCCTTGTGAATTCTGTTCAAGACCTTTTCGTGATCTTTCAGGTTTAAAGAGACATTTGAGAGTCCATTCTGGTGAAAAACCCTATTCGTGTGAACtctgttcaaagacattttctgcTGCTTCAAATTTAAGGAGCCATTTGAAAGTCCATTCTGGCGAAAGACAACATTCTTGTGAATTCTGCTCAAAAGCATTTCTTAATGCTTCAAAGTTAAGGAGACATTTGAGAGTCCATTCTGGTGAAAAACCACATTCTTGTAAATtctgctcaaaagcattttctgaTGCTTCAGATTTCATGAAACATTTGAGAGTCCATTTTGGTGAAAAACCCTATTCGTGCAAACTCTGTTCAAAGCCATTTTCTGCTGCTTCAAATTTAAGGAGACATTTGAgagtccatactggtgaaaaaccatattcttgtgaattcTGTTCAAAACCTTTTCTTCATCATTCAGCTTTAAAGAGACATTTGAGCATCCATGCTGATGAAAAACCACATTCTTGTGAATTctgttcaaaatcttttcttgaTCTTTCAGCTTTAAGGAGACATTTGATAGTCCACTCTGGTGAAAAACCCTATTCGTGTGAATtctgttcaaaggcattttctgagGCTGGCGCTTTAAGGAAACATTTGAGTGTCCATACCGGCGAAAAACCACATTCTTGTGAATTCTGCTCAAAAGCATTTCCTAATGCTTCAAATTTAAGGAGACATTTGAGAGTCCATTCTGGTGAAAAACCACATTCTTGTGAATtctgctcaaaagcattttctgaTGCTTCAAATTTGACAAAACATTTGAGAGTCCATACTGGGGAAAAACCCTATTCGTGTGAACagtgttcaaaagcattttctgaTGCTAGCGCTTTAAGGAGACATTGCAAAGTTCATGCtgatgaaaaaccatattcttgttaa